The proteins below are encoded in one region of Misgurnus anguillicaudatus chromosome 24, ASM2758022v2, whole genome shotgun sequence:
- the or64a1 gene encoding odorant receptor 127-1: protein MENGTMPSYFYFTLFKEFVHLRYLILIVALLFYLAIILFNVVILCVVFKERSLHEPMYILISCLSVNDLYGSSGFFPRIIADVLSDTNAISRLACFVQIFIIYTYAISEYTVLTLMAYDRYVAICHPLKYHRIMTSKFTTLYMAIASLYAVFSMGSIIFLSARLPLCGRDIARLYCSNWSVVRLSCGVSTLSNNIIGFFMSTTTLFLPAFFILYTYVRILIICQKSSLEFRGKALQTCLPHIISFVNYSVAAFSDIALSRFDSDKYKVASIIFSVEFLVVPPLVNPLIYGLNLPDIRKNIWRLFQRKPTIVHFPE from the coding sequence ATGGAGAATGGAACCATGCCTtcatatttttactttactttattcaAGGAATTTGTTCACCTTAGATATTTGATCCTAATAGTGgctcttttgttttatttagccATTATATTGTTTAATGTTGTCATTTTATGTGTGGTGTTTAAAGAAAGATCTCTTCATGAGCCAATGTACATATTAATATCATGTTTGTCTGTCAATGACCTCTACGGCTCTTCTGGTTTCTTTCCAAGGATAATAGCTGATGTTCTTTCTGATACAAATGCTATTTCCAGGTTGGCGTGCTTTGTTcaaatttttatcatttatactTATGCAATATCTGAATACACAGTTTTAACACTGATGGCATATGACAGGTATGTTGCCATATGTCACCCTTTAAAATATCACAGAATTATGACTTCAAAATTTACAACACTTTACATGGCAATAGCATCACTTTATGCAGTGTTTTCTATGGGCTCAATTATTTTCTTGTCAGCTAGGTTGCCTTTGTGTGGAAGAGACATAGCAAGACTGTACTGCTCCAACTGGTCTGTGGTTCGACTCTCTTGCGGGGTTTCAACTTTGAGCAACAACATTATTGGATTTTTTATGTCAACAACAACCCTTTTTCTGCCTGCCTTTTTCATTTTATACACATATGTTCGAATTCTTATCatctgtcaaaaaagttcattaGAATTCAGGGGCAAAGCATTGCAGACTTGTCTTCCCCACATTATAAGCTTTGTTAACTACTCTGTTGCAGCCTTTAGTGATATTGCGTTAAGTCGATTTGATTCAGACAAGTACAAAGTTGCTTCCATAATCTTTTCAGTGGAATTTCTGGTAGTTCCACCTCTTGTCAATCCTCTTATTTATGGCTTAAACCTGCCAGATATACGCAAAAATATTTGGCGTTTGTTTCAGCGGAAACCGACGATTGTCCATTTTCCTGAATAA